The following are encoded in a window of Colletotrichum lupini chromosome 3, complete sequence genomic DNA:
- a CDS encoding metallopeptidase MepB gives MAPSPPRNPPQPPPTFTTSPSQILTTITTLISKHRAAQSSIPSTISTRDATYANTLLPLAHAENALYSASSLLLFHNAVSPDQETRSASSQARSLLRDAELEGANNEALFKLVDAVYNDAAETRYLNPEARNYLHKKHGEFVKNGLRIPAGSERDRFRTIRAEIVSLTAEFAKNLAEADVSVWFTPKELDGFPPDALARLEEGDDESPETAGKLRIKIPLHLSHLLRTAHRPNTRRRARLAYDTRCRENIAIFRRVVLLRHEAARLLGYPDHATLSTEEKMAGSPAHVTSFLSSLREKLVQGGQVEKEHLLKLKRHDVEEERGEIYDGKLYTWDTAYYTNQLLKEGYAVDQERISEYFPLEQTVEGMLGIFKRLFGMEFFEIAGREARDALSSTGKGKDIVWHEDVRLFSAWDSADEGGGLLGYLYLDLYHRDGKYGNPANFSLVPGFTNPDQTRTYPSTALLCSFPPPSSPSSPTLLRHADVVTLFHELGHAIHDLVSRTSFARFHGPMGTVVDFGEAPSQMLENWCWSAEQLRGLGRHYSYLSKECLLDWQEKQVIRGVQGEAEEGSTQPPERIPESVVEGLVAAKHVGQGLGTLQQLFISVFDMAVHQLPASTITREDPTASAAAGAVEGEAAVDFTTLWNSLRREIVPTDDPPLLPGDDANWGHGYTNIGHLMDEYDAGFYGYFFSKVYAQDIFSTIFEADPMSGEAGRKYRYGVLEKGGGQPEMTTLLEFLGREVRMEPFYEELGLSA, from the exons ATggccccctcccctccccgcAACCCCCCACAACCACCCCCCACCTTCACAACCTCCCCCTCCCAAATCCTAACCACAATCACCACCCTCATCTCAAAGCACCGCGCAGCCCAATCCTCCATCCCATCAACAATCTCAACCCGCGACGCAACCTACGCAAACACCCTCCTCCCGCTAGCCCACGCCGAAAACGCCCTCTACTCCGCATcctccctcctcctcttccacaACGCAGTCTCCCCAGACCAAGAGACCCGCTCCGCCTCCTCCCAAGCTCGGTCCCTCCTCCGCGACGCAGAACTCGAAGGCGCCAACAACGAAGCGCTCTTCAAGCTCGTCGACGCAGTCTACAACGACGCCGCGGAAACGCGCTACCTAAACCCGGAAGCCAGGAACTATCTCCACAAGAAACATGGCGAATTCGTCAAGAACGGCCTGCGTATCCCCGCTGGATCAGAACGGGACCGCTTCCGCACAATCCGCGCCGAAATCGTGTCCCTCACGGCTGAATTCGCAAAGAACCTTGCCGAGGCGGATGTCTCGGTATGGTTCACCCCGAAGGAACTAGACGGCTTTCCGCCCGACGCGCTCGCGCGTCTCGAAGAAGGGGACGACGAAAGCCCCGAGACGGCAGGGAAACTCCGGATCAAAATCCCCCTTCACCTCTCTCACCTCCTCCGCACCGCCCACCGGCCCAACACACGCCGCCGCGCCCGGTTGGCATACGACACCCGCTGCCGCGAAAACATCGCCATCTTCCGGCGCGTCGTCCTCCTACGCCACGAGGCTGCCCGTTTGCTGGGGTACCCCGATCACGCGACCCTCAGCACGGAAGAAAAGATGGCTGGGTCCCCGGCTCACGTCACGTCCTTCCTCTCCTCTCTCCGAGAGAAGTTAGTCCAGGGCGGACAAGTGGAAAAGGAACACCTCCTGAAGCTGAAGAGGCATGATGTCGAGGAGGAGAGGGGCGAGATTTATGATGGGAAATTGTATACGTGGGACACGGCGTACTACACGAATCAGTTGCTTAAGGAGGGGTATGCAGTTGACCAGGAGCGTATTTCAGAGTACTTCCCGTTAGAGCAAACTGTGGAGGGCATGCTGGGTATCTTTAAGAGGTTGTTTGGGATGGAGTTTTTCGAAATTGCTGGCAGAGAGGCGAGGGATGCCTTGTCGAGCACAGGGAAGGGGAAGGATATCGTCTGGCATGAAGATGTGCGGCTATTCTCCGCGTGGGACTCTGCTGATGAAGGGGGCGGGCTTCTGGGGTATCTCTACCTTGACCTCTATCATCGAGATGGGAAATACGGGAACCCTGCCAACTTCAGTCTCGTACCC GGCTTCACAAACCCGGACCAAACCCGCACATACCCCTCCACAGCCCTCCTCTGCTCCTTCCCCCCTCCCTCCTCTCCATCCTCCCCAACCCTCCTCCGCCACGCCGACGTCGTAACCCTCTTCCACGAACTAGGCCACGCAATCCACGACCTCGTCTCCCGCACCTCCTTCGCGCGCTTCCACGGGCCCATGGGCACCGTAGTCGACTTCGGCGAGGCGCCGTCTCAAATGCTCGAGAATTGGTGCTGGAGCGCGGAGCAGCTACGCGGGCTGGGCCGACATTACTCGTATCTATCTAAGGAGTGTCTGCTGGACTGGCAGGAGAAGCAGGTTATCAGGGGAGTGCAAGGAGAAGCAGAGGAGGGATCGACCCAGCCGCCGGAACGAATCCCAGAGTCCGTCGTTGAGGGCCTCGTTGCCGCGAAGCACGTCGGTCAGGGGCTGGGAACGCTGCAGcagctttttattagcgtTTTCGATATGGCTGTGCATCAGTTGCCCGCGTCGACCATCACGCGGGAGGATCCAACTGCCAGCGCTGCCGCCGGTGCCGTCGAGGGAGAAGCCGCCGTGGACTTTACGACGCTATGGAACAGCCTCCGACGGGAGATCGTCCCGACGGACGATCCGCCTCTTCTGCCAGGCGACGATGCCAACTGGGGACACGGGTATACTAACATCGGACACCTGATGGACGAGTACGATGCCGGGTTCTACGGGTACTTTTT CTCAAAAGTCTACGCGCAAGATATTTTCTCAACCATTTTCGAGGCGGACCCCATGAGCGGGGAAGCAGGGCGCAAGTATAGGTACGGCGTGCTGGAGAAGGGGGGCGGCCAGCCCGAGATGACGACCTTGTTGGAGTTTCTTGGTCGTGAGGTCCGTATGGAGCCATTTTATGAAGAATTGGGGTTGTCGGCGTAG
- a CDS encoding plays a role in the entry into G0, with the protein MASISSGLAVVYPVDEGSGKLGSATPSRRGPPNENRHQIPSPPQFQEPPISTIRTPSVQDEHLSNAPDPDLPLPSNPATAIPKLSGTSITLTMTSLCLSATLSALDMTIVTTAVPNIVASLDSIAGYIWVGSAFILGFTAVTPVWGSVADLWGRKPIILLALTIFLAGSLLCALAPHMDALIAGRAVQGVGASGMGVMVNTIICDLFSLRDRGLYLAVTSVIWAVGSAVGPVLGGVFTTRLDWRWCFWINLPIGGVVFIVLVFFLDLPSPNTPVLAGLKAIDWTGSALCMSGALMILLALDFGDVVHPWSSATVICLIVFGTVVIGIFLVNEWKFAANPVLPLRLLSSWSKAAAYSVFAFNAYVFIGITYYLPLYSQAVLGANALTSGLYMLPLIVSCSLSAAFAGVFIQRTGRYRVLMYAAQVLLILGTGLLINLEFDKNLAKLFTFQILTGVGVGLNIEAPVLAAQAATTVRDTAAVVATMGFLRSIATAISVVVGGVVFQNQMKAENLYLVEMIGGELAGQFDGENASAHVEDIALLAAEQQVPVRQAYFRALKTVWIMYVAFSGLALVLNLFVSEHHLSDERKAAVLGVDRGTPGLLDQPAQVEEIPLETTGRQQDNVHQRRNRAT; encoded by the exons ATGGCCAGCATATCTTCGGGCCTAGCAGTTGTCTATCCTGTGGATGAGGGAAGCGGCAAGCTCGGAAGCGCAACACCGTCGCGACGAGGCCCTCCCAACGAGAATCGCCATCAAATCCCCTCACCACCGCAATTCCAGGAGCCCCCCATCTCTACCATCCGCACTCCATCAGTCCAAGATGAGCATCTCAGCAATGCCCCCGATCCCGATCTGCCTCTCCCCTCCAACCCCGCCACCGCCATCCCAAAGCTCTCAGGAACAAGCATAACCCTCACAATGACATCCCTCTGCCTCTCAGCAACCCTCTCCGCCCTCGACATGACAATCGTCACCACCGCCGTCCCCAACATCGTCGCCTCCCTCGACTCCATTGCCGGCTACATCTGGGTCGGCTCCGCATTCATCCTCGGCTTCACGGCCGTCACACCCGTCTGGGGCTCCGTCGCAGACCTCTGGGGTCGGAAACCTATTATACTGCTCGCCCTGACCATCTTCCTGGCGGGGAGCCTGCTGTGCGCGCTGGCGCCGCACATGGATGCGCTGATTGCGGGGCGCGCGGTGCAGGGTGTCGGTGCGTCGGGGATGGGGGTGATGGTGAATACCATCATCTGCGACTTGTTCTCGTTGAGGGATCGAGGGTTGTATCTTGCTGTTACGTCTGTTATTTGGGCTGTTGGGAGTGCGGTTGGGCCGGTCCTTGGGGGTGTGTTTACTACGCGATTGGA CTGGCGATGGTGTTTCTGGATTAATC TGCCAATTGGTGGCGTTGTCTTCATAGTCCTCGTCTTCTTCCTGGACCTCCCTTCACCCAACACACCAGTATTGGCAGGCCTCAAAGCCATAGACTGGACGGGAAGCGCCCTCTGTATGAGCGGAGCTCTCATGATTCTCCTTGCCCTCGACTTCGGCGACGTCGTACACCCATGGTCCTCCGCCACCGTAATCTGCCTCATCGTCTTCGGCACCGTCGTCATTGGCATATTCCTCGTGAACGAGTGGAAATTTGCCGCTAACCCTGTTCTACCCCTTCGGCTTCTCTCAAGCTGGTCGAAAGCGGCAGCGTACAGCGTCTTCGCCTTCAACGCGTACGTCTTTATCGGTATCACGTACTACCTGCCGCTTTACTCCCAAGCCGTGCTGGGCGCGAATGCGTTGACGTCGGGGTTGTATATGCTACCGCTGATCGTCTCTTGCTCGTTGTCTGCAGCGTTTGCTGGGGTTTTCATCCAGCGGACGGGACGGTATCGAGTGCTCATGTACGCGGCGCAGGTGCTGCTGATTCTCGGCACAGGTCTACTCATCAACCTCGAGTTCGACAAGAACCTGGCGAAGCTGTTCACTTTCCAGATCCTCACCGGCGTCGGCGTGGGGCTGAACATTGAAGCGCCGGTGCTGGCGGCGCAGGCTGCGACTACGGTGCGTGATACGGCTGCTGTGGTGGCTACAATGGGTTTCCTCAGGTCTATTGCGACGGCCATTTCTGTGGTTGTTGGTGGGGTTGTCTTCCAGAACCAGATGAAAGCTGAGAACCTGTATTTGGTCGAGATGATCGGTGGCGAGCTCGCTGGTCAGTTTGATGGAGAGAATGCGTCAGCTCATGTTGAGGACATCGCTCTGCTTGCGGCTGAGCAGCAGGTTCCTGTGCGCCAAGCGTATTTCAGAGCGCTCAAGACAGTCTGGATCATG TACGTCGCATTTTCGGGCCTGGCGTTGGTGCTCAACCTCTTCGTATCAGAGCACCATCTGAGCGATGAGAGAAAGGCGGCTGTTCTCGGCGTCGATAGAGGAACCCCGGGCTTATTAGATCAACCAGCCCAAGTAGAGGAGATACCGCTCGAGACGACTGGCAGACAGCAAGACAATGTCCATCAACGCAGAAATCGGGCCACATGA
- a CDS encoding NACHT and WD domain-containing protein produces MERPLRGGLGRNQQRTIAFDEGSKTTWHSLESPDRLLTFFVSQLKKLGFRKQRDRNRRDVPTPDSHGTFAPLENVESQASTTPSRGSSFSVPASLTTSPTPRVDQDPVGLKVIHRPVGRPIADIIFVHGLGGGSRKSWSKDHNPDNCWPKNFLPSEPVIRDARLLTFGYNANFGVGEGKTMMSILDFAKDLLYDMKYAKDEVGENLEDLGIGECPIIFVVHSMGGLVVKEAYLQGQNDPIFEHIIERISSIVFMSTPHRGTNLASLLHKVLQVSFGASSRQFITELVAGSSTLEKVNENFRHAARKLQIVSFYETRPTPVSKLSQMMILDKDSSVLGYPGEISKPLDANHSELCKYESLTDPRYITVRNALITLIEDSKKSGVSRLEQNRFPWITEPQIGSASTPMLELEPPAPPSFDNRFEELLSVTTRPQDDLNFFGDRLVFGTCSWILDTNPFQDWAHDNSRKLCVLWINGNAGSGKSVLSSFMINHLTQSGFVCYYFFIRFTDQKKRTISAILRSLAYQLATSNPSYAAKLRVLETAGVDFKSADYRTLWLWLFKQSLLSLRLDHPIYFVLDGLDEADSPGSVIRLLSELSLAAVPLRVLVISRKTPDIATAFSKMSRQVRSDAISLEGSIQDFRVYIEQEMDVAGDDMYREEVTAQLLERAGGNFLWVHLAVQKINDCHTKLDVQNALEDLSSGMEALYDRMAQSVKSKPSVEGQRLGEAILNWATCTQRPLTLDELCAALRKDGLIEKSRTIVDLCGGFVTIDREDCVAMIHETARQYLTRKKALSPVAVDTCSADSTIFGRCMAQLSDPTIRSQFNRKRPPAFLDYAIRFWFIHLSRASVHGSTEVLATTMKFLNSPSILTWIYLAVRINEMRLLVTASRYLTDMVVGLRRSTAVDESLIHRQTVRLVEGWATDLVKIVGKFGSNLRQSPDAIDKLIPPFCPQDSAIYEQFGSKEGHSLQISGSLSSAWDDCLTRLSFEQGASASAVLAAGSFIVVLATIHTSSHVLIYDAVTFEEQRRFSHPERVLSMQANSLGDLLVTYGYLTTRVWNLMTGNCLQVAKNPMDRPRPHSLRFIEDDQTVLVANEDRCIRRLSVHSPTDPRWTIHSEITEQRFEGTIHSFPNCSALSPDGTMVVFGYRAHPVAAWELDPPKMLRQCHIPADEANISSKRKTVGEVYHLRWHPYSGEVLGLTQIGLMFKWDPFEEETRLMVGTGANKMVVSRDGSLIATGDPRGTIKIFATADFSLLYQLSSQDFVNDLAFSSDSRRLYDMRGPYGNVWEPNTLIRLSDSSEVPDHNSDATGETESLAKMSLLPEHQSARVNSLNILSSQPQGALYCFGTDNGLVDLCENGNGTILRMERLSSRMSVTHMAWSDDGRRIALANRARRLWIKTVSQGVDDRQAWKADSELNVILAPQKGRATGLLFQTAGQKLCARTPSMLLSVDLETQHWTEAELPKNMEQCKWINHPTKPEYLLAFGPSKVQVFQWSTMRQVGEQRYSQPHLVGPCISPVSPTEGQGDEDEHYTVGRLLAQAGSSRILLQLLSTTVSNRLRHRYFLFDVNELRIKYRDENGKSGEEPVFCDSSSFACVALPTRIASRIREPLSLMPRHKLIFLDVERWVCTWRLPHFSPTSTPLEAADIQRYYFLPGDWATADEAHRCVVMADGTLLCPRNGGVAAVQCTDL; encoded by the exons ATGGAGCGACCCTTGCGAGGCGGCTTAGGACGTAAC CAACAGCGCACCATAGCATTTGACGAGGGATCCAAGACAACATG GCACTCGTTGGAGTCACCAGACCGTTTGCTGACCTTCTTTGTCTCGCAGCTCAAAAAGTTGGGGTTTCGCAAGCAGCGAGACCGCAATCGGCGTGACGTTCCAACACCTGATTCTCACGGCACTTTTGCGCCCTTGGAAAATGTTGAGTCTCAGGCTTCCACGACTCCATCACGAGGCAGCTCGTTCTCCGTGCCAGCATCACTCACGACAAGTCCGACGCCGCGCGTAGACCAGGATCCAGTGGGGCTCAAGGTCATCCACCGGCCTGTTGGAAGGCCAATAGCTGACATCATATTTGTCCATGGGCTCGGAGGAGGAAGTCGAAAAAGCTGGTCGAAGGATCACAACCCCGATAACTGCTGGCCGAAGAACTTCCTCCCCTCCGAGCCAGTGATTCGCGATGCTCGGCTGCTTACCTTTGGATACAATGCGAACTTTGGGGTTGGGGAGGGCAAGACTATGATGTCAATATTGGACTTTGCCAAAGACTTGCTGTATGATATGAAATATGCGAAAGATGAAGTAGGAGAGAACTTGGAGGATCTTGGGATTGGAGAG TGCCCTATCATTTTCGTGGTGCATTCAATGGGCGGGCTGGTTGTCAAAGAG GCATACCTTCAGGGCCAGAACGACCCGATTTTCGAGCACATCATCGAACGGATATCATCTATCGTCTTCATGTCTACACCGCATCGAGGGACCAACCTAGCTAGTCTCTTACATAAGGTCCTTCAAGTGTCTTTCGGCGCTAGCTCGAGACAGTTCATTACGGAACTGGTGGCGGGCTCTTCGACCTTGGAAAAGGTGAACGAGAACTTCCGACATGCGGCCCGAAAGTTGCAGATCGTATCTTTCTACGAGACTCGCCCAACGCCGGTGTCCAAATTGAGTCAAATG ATGATTTTGGATAAGGATTCTTCTGTCCTAGGATATCCGGGTGAGATATCAAAGCCTCTAGACGCAAACCATAGCGAGCTATGCAAGTACGAGAGTCTGACTGATCCACGCTACATTACCGTTCGCAATGCCCTCATCACCCTCATAGAGGACTCAAAAAAGAGTGGCGTTTCTCGCCTGGAGCAGAACAGATTTCCGTGGATCACTGAACCCCAAATCGGGAGTGCATCGACACCAATGCTGGAACTGGAACCTCCAGCCCCGCCATCTTTCGATAACCGCTTTGAAGAATTGCTTTCTGTCACAACGCGACCGCAAGACGACTTAAACTTTTTCGGAGATCGCCTGGTATTTGGAACATGCTCGTGGATTCTGGACACCAACCCATTTCAAGATTGGGCCCATGATAACAGCCGCAAACTTTGCGTTCTGTGGATCAACGGCAATGCAGGAAGTGGGAAATCGGTACTTTCGTCTTTTATGATCAACCACCTCACTCAGTCCGGCTTCGTTTGCTACTATTTCTTTATCCGATTCACAGACCAGAAAAAGCGTACTATCAGCGCAATACTGCGGTCATTGGCTTATCAGTTAGCAACCTCAAACCCATCTTACGCGGCGAAGCTTCGAGTGCTTGAGACGGCTGGAGTGGACTTCAAGTCTGCCGATTATCGCACTCTGTGGCTATGGTTGTTCAAGCAAAGCCTTCTCAGCTTGCGTCTGGACCATCCCATTTACTTCGTGCTGGATGGCTTGGATGAAGCTGACAGTCCCGGCTCCGTCATCCGACTTTTGTCCGAGCTATCGCTCGCTGCCGTCCCCCTTCGGGTCTTGGTTATCAGTCGCAAGACACCCGATATCGCAACGGCCTTCTCGAAAATGTCCCGCCAGGTTAGATCCGACGCAATAAGTCTTGAAGGCTCAATCCAAGACTTCCGTGTCTACATCGAACAGGAGATGGACGTGGCCGGCGACGATATGTATCGCGAAGAGGTGACGGCCCAGCTTCTGGAACGAGCGGGTGGTAATTTCCTCTGGGTTCATTTGGCAGTGCAGAAGATCAACGACTGCCACACAAAGCTGGATGTCCAAAACGCATTGGAAGACCTATCTTCAGGAATGGAAGCACTGTATGATCGGATGGCTCAGTCTGTTAAGTCAAAGCCGAGTGTTGAGGGGCAACGACTGGGAGAAGCTATCCTGAACTGGGCAACTTGCACACAAAGGCCGCTCACATTGGACGAGCTTTGTGCAGCCTTGCGAAAAGACGGATTGATCGAGAAGTCTAGAACCATCGTAGATCTCTGTGGTGGTTTCGTGACCATAGACCGGGAAGATTGCGTTGCAATGATTCATGAAACAGCTCGGCAATACCTGACACGGAAGAAGGCCCTCTCCCCAGTGGCAGTTGATACTTGCTCTGCTGATAGTACTATCTTTGGCAGATGCATGGCCCAACTTAGTGATCCGACGATACGAAGTCAGTTCAACCGGAAACGACCACCCGCATTCTTGGATTACGCCATCAGGTTCTGGTTCATTCATCTATCACGAGCATCTGTTCACGGCTCCACCGAGGTCCTTGCCACTACCATGAAGTTTTTGAACAGCCCGTCGATATTGACATGGATTTACTTGGCCGTCAGGATCAACGAGATGAGGCTTTTAGTCACGGCATCGCGTTACTTAACCGATATGGTGGTTGGCCTACGAAGATCGACTGCAGTTGATGAATCACTTATCCATCGCCAGACTGTCCGTCTTGTTGAGGGTTGGGCCACCGACCTGGTGAAGATCGTTGGAAAATTTGGCAGCAACCTCCGGCAATCGCCCGATGCTATTGACAAGCTCATCCCACCATTCTGTCCCCAAGATTCGGCTATATACGAACAGTTTGGAAGCAAAGAGGGTCACTCACTTCAGATCTCCGGGTCCTTGAGCTCCGCATGGGATGACTGTCTCACACGTCTGTCTTTTGAGCAAGGTGCATCAGCATCCGCAGTGCTTGCTGCGGGTAGTTTCATTGTTGTTCTAGCGACCATTCATACGTCAAGTCATGTACTGATCTACGATGCTGTCACATTTGAAGAGCAACGAAGATTCTCTCATCCGGAACGAGTGCTCTCCATGCAAGCCAACTCCTTGGGGGATTTGCTCGTTACCTACGGGTATCTGACTACCAGAGTGTGGAACCTTATGACAGGAAACTGCCTCCAGGTTGCAAAAAACCCGATGGACCGCCCTCGACCCCACTCTCTTCGCTTCATCGAGGACGACCAGACTGTATTAGTTGCGAATGAAGACCGGTGCATTCGGAGACTCTCTGTTCACAGCCCCACAGATCCCCGATGGACCATACATTCCGAAATCACAGAACAAAGATTTGAGGGAACTATCCACAGTTTTCCCAACTGTTCGGCGCTCAGTCCAGATGGGACCATGGTCGTCTTTGGTTATCGCGCACATCCTGTTGCTGCATGGGAACTCGATCCACCAAAAATGCTACGTCAATGTCACATCCCCGCGGATGAAGCAAACATATCAAGCAAGAGAAAGACTGTGGGAGAGGTGTATCATCTAAGATGGCATCCTTATAGTGGTGAAGTTCTCGGCTTGACTCAAATCGGTCTGATGTTCAAGTGGGATCCCTTCGAAGAGGAGACGAGGCTGATGGTAGGCACCGGTGCCAACAAGATGGTTGTGTCTCGGGATGGATCCCTCATAGCAACTGGCGACCCCCGAGGCACAATCAAGATTTTCGCCACAGCCGATTTCTCGCTGCTATATCAGCTATCTTCGCAAGACTTCGTTAATGATCTGGCTTTCAGTTCAGATTCCCGGCGGCTTTACGATATGCGCGGGCCTTATGGCAACGTGTGGGAACCAAACACATTGATTCGTCTTTCAGACAGCTCTGAAGTCCCAGATCACAACAGTGATGCGACTGGTGAGACGGAAAGTCTTGCCAAGATGTCACTCCTCCCGGAGCACCAGTCAGCCCGAGTCAATAGCCTGAACATTCTCTCATCGCAACCGCAAGGCGCTCTCTATTGTTTCGGAACAGACAACGGCCTGGTAGACCTCTGTGAAAACGGCAACGGCACAATTCTCCGGATGGAAAGGTTGAGTAGCCGAATGTCTGTCACCCACATGGCATGGAGTGATGATGGTCGTCGGATCGCACTGGCTAATCGAGCTCGAAGGCTTTGGATCAAAACTGTTTCCCAAGGCGTCGATGATCGCCAAGCTTGGAAGGCTGATTCGGAGCTCAACGTCATCCTTGCACCTCAGAAAGGCAGGGCCACAGGTTTGTTGTTTCAAACAGCAGGCCAGAAGTTATGCGCGCGCACGCCCTCCATGCTCCTTTCCGTCGATCTCGAGACCCAGCATTGGACCGAGGCTGAACTTCCGAAAAACATGGAGCAGTGCAAATGGATCAATCACCCAACCAAACCAGAGTACCTGCTTGCCTTCGGACCCAGTAAGGTTCAAGTCTTCCAGTGGTCTACCATGCGTCAAGTTGGGGAACAGCGTTATTCGCAACCACATCTTGTTGGGCCATGCATCTCCCCAGTCTCTCCCACAGAAGGCCAGGGTGATGAAGATGAACATTACACAGTGGGAAGGCTCCTCGCGCAGGCCGGATCATCACGCATTCTTCTTCAGTTGTTAAGCACCACTGTGTCGAACCGACTTAGGCACAGGTACTTCCTTTTCGATGTAAACGAACTGCGGATAAAATACCGAGATGAAAACGGCAAAAGCGGGGAAGAACCAGTATTTTGTGACTCCTCTTCCTTCGCATGCGTCGCTCTTCCTACACGCATCGCATCTCGGATTAGGGAACCGTTGTCGCTGATGCCGCGTCATAAACTCATATTCCTCGACGTTGAGAGATGGGTCTGCACGTGGCGGCTTCCGCATTTCTCACCTACGTCAACCCCGTTGGAGGCTGCAGATATCCAGAGATACTACTTTTTGCCAGGAGATTGGGCGACGGCCGACGAGGCGCACCGTTGTGTGGTGATGGCGGATGGGACACTGCTCTGTCCAAGAAACGGAGGAGTAGCCGCTGTTCAGTGTACAGACCTGTAG
- a CDS encoding TNA1 is necessary for nicotinic acid import intothe cell, which translates to MDLTSDSKSSSEGQTTIWPERELPELLRDLSQEELKSLEKKLIRKVDLRMLPTMILIYIMNYLDRNAIGSARLGGLEKDLGLTGNEFQRACNVTHHLQHRLLEFLHSDLGLCNHPSTEHHADDHANYQGVLCACSGATHSFGGLVATRFFLGFVEAAFYPGCLATLSSWYIRKELGVRTGLFYSGSMLSGAFSGLIAAGITNGMDGARGLLAWRWLFIIEGSLTVAIALGAFFVLPDFPANTKWLTDQERQLAMWRMEVDAAGEEDWTSSSSQPIFDGFKMIMVDPINWILVVLVYGAASSISINSFFPTVVASLGKDRITTLLLTSPPYLLACIVCAAVSWNADRMNERYWHTVAPLACSLVGFIISSAATGIGPRYFGAMIMLPGIYTGFNMSMVWTANTIYRPTAKRAAAVAFNNAFSTLSGIYGSYLYPNNATPRFVLAFSVNAAMALMAIVAATVLHFVLKRENKKLEMREQEAEAAGQAQLIGKGFRYLI; encoded by the exons ATGGACTTGACATCGGACAGCAAGTCCAGTTCCGAGGGGCAGACGACGATATGGCCTGAAAGAGAGTTGCCGGAGCTTCTCAGAGACTTGTCACAAGAAGAATTGAAGAGTCTTGAGAAGAAGTTGATCAGGAAGGTTGACTTGCGGATGCTGCCTACAATGATTCTGATCTATATCATGAATTACCTCGACAG AAATGCCATCGGCTCGGCAAGGCTGGGCGGTTTGGAAAAAGACTTGGGTCTGACTGGCAACGAATTTCAG CGTGCGTGTAACGTGACGCATCACTTACAGCACCGGTTGCTGGAATTTCTTCATTCGGATCTCGGTTTGTGTAACCATCCTTCAACAGAGCATCATGCTGATGATCATGCAAACTACCAGGGCGTGTTATGTGCCTGCAGCGGCGCAACACATAGCTTTGGCGGACTGGTGGCAACTCGATTCTTTCTTGGGTTTGTTGAAGCAGCCTTTTATCCAG GCTGCCTCGCAACTCTCAGCTCATGGTACATTCGTAAAGAACTTGGCGTCCGTACCGGACTATTCTACAGCGGCTCCATGCTTTCGGGGGCTTTCTCGGGTCTAATCGCAGCCGGCATCACGAACGGCATGGACGGCGCCCGCGGCCTGCTAGCCTGGCGTTGGCTCTTCATCATCGAGGGATCGCTTACCGTCGCTATTGCCCTCGGCGCGTTCTTCGTGCTGCCAGACTTCCCAGCCAATACCAAGTGGCTGACAGACCAAGAACGACAGCTGGCCATGTGGCGCATGGAAGTCGACGCCGCGGGCGAGGAGGATTGGACGAGCTCATCATCGCAGCCCATCTTTGACGGCTTCAAGATGATCATGGTTGATCCAATCAACTGGATTCTTGTCGTACTTGTCTACGGCGCCGCGTCCTCGATTTCGATTAATAGCTTCTTCCCCACCGTCGTTGCGAGTCTCGGAAAGGATCGCATCACAACGCTGCTTCTTACTTCGCCGCCTTACCTCCTGGCATGCATCGTTTGCGCGGCAGTATCTTGGAACGCCGACCGTATGAACGAGAGGTACTGGCACACCGTCGCCCCGCTGGCTTGCTCGCTCGTCGGATTCATCATCTCCAGCGCCGCGACAGGCATTGGGCCCCGATACTTTGGCGCCATGATCATGCTTCCTGGGATCTATACTGGCTTTAATATGTCCATGGTCTGGACTGCTAACACGATCTATCGACCTACGGCGAAGCGCGCCGCTGCGGTGGCGTTTAACAACGCGTTTTCTACGCTCTCAGGCATCTACGGATCTTACTTGTACCCCAACAACGCGACACCAAGGTTCGTCTTAGCTTTCAGTGTGAATGCTGCGATGGCATTGATGGCGATTGTTGCTGCCACTGTGTTGCACTTTGTTCTGAAGAGAGAGAACAAGAAGTTGGAGATGAGGGAGCAAGAAGCTGAGGCTGCTGGGCAGGCGCAACTCATTGGAAAGGGTTTCAGATATCTTATTTGA